The following proteins are co-located in the Longimicrobium sp. genome:
- a CDS encoding DUF3667 domain-containing protein, with product MSTISVPLGAASPAESAVSAAPAATACPSCGTALAGAFCHACGEGNPAVEDRSLRRFFREVADELTLDSKVLRTVRLLVTRPGELTLEYLRGRRRPYMSPLRLYLVVFAVTLILASLLEPAPGAQAGNGTSDFLERTMDAVQNALAQARHITPAEAREELTDRTRGLVTWFAVLTPFIFAAFLQLAYVRRKRWFTEQLVFATHFAAFNYVVGILFLPIQYGAVGLGQAAVIPLGLLAFAWVCGYLYLALRRVYDGPRLGTAVRTFFLTMGLSVAQMVTGMLALGAAVVALLYF from the coding sequence ATGAGCACGATCTCCGTCCCCCTCGGCGCCGCCTCCCCGGCCGAATCCGCGGTCTCCGCCGCGCCCGCCGCCACCGCCTGCCCCTCGTGCGGCACCGCGCTCGCCGGCGCCTTCTGCCACGCCTGCGGCGAGGGGAACCCGGCGGTCGAGGACCGCTCGCTCCGCCGCTTCTTCCGCGAGGTGGCGGACGAGCTCACGCTCGACTCGAAGGTGCTGCGCACGGTGCGCCTGCTGGTGACGCGGCCGGGCGAGCTGACGCTGGAGTACCTGCGCGGGCGGCGGCGGCCGTACATGAGCCCGCTGCGGCTGTACCTGGTGGTCTTCGCGGTCACGCTGATCCTGGCCTCGCTCCTTGAGCCGGCCCCGGGCGCCCAGGCGGGGAACGGAACCTCGGACTTCCTCGAGAGGACGATGGACGCGGTGCAGAACGCCCTCGCGCAGGCGCGGCACATCACGCCCGCCGAGGCCAGGGAGGAGCTGACCGACCGCACCAGAGGGCTGGTCACGTGGTTCGCGGTGCTCACTCCCTTCATCTTCGCGGCGTTCCTGCAGCTCGCGTACGTGCGCCGCAAGCGGTGGTTCACCGAGCAGCTGGTGTTCGCGACCCACTTCGCCGCGTTCAACTATGTGGTGGGGATCCTGTTTCTCCCGATCCAGTACGGTGCCGTGGGGCTGGGACAGGCCGCGGTGATCCCGCTCGGGCTGCTCGCGTTCGCATGGGTGTGCGGCTACCTCTACCTCGCGCTGCGCCGCGTGTACGACGGGCCGCGGCTGGGGACGGCGGTCCGTACCTTCTTCCTCACCATGGGACTGTCCGTCGCGCAGATGGTCACGGGGATGCTCGCGCTCGGGGCCGCCGTCGTGGCGCTGCTGTACTTTTGA
- a CDS encoding NAD(+)/NADH kinase gives MRPPEPGGGPRRIGVVGHPRYATFAAALARLADLAGREGAELFYEEALLDLVPGARPLTPEICPGLDLLLTLGGDGTLLRGARLVALHSVPVLGINLGHLGFLTSAAPAELEAALERWLEGDFALDERMALAVRAEGEDGRGCGTYVALNDAVLHKGGAARVIRLAVSASGEEVGTYSADGIILSTPTGSTAYSLSAGGPIVSPSVDCIVATPICPHTLGVRPLVLPAGEVLTLEVLSPSEELILTIDGQEHERLVPGQKVVVQRAERPVCLVRFPGQTFFSTLRRKLRWGDLAEREGDAPPP, from the coding sequence TTGAGACCGCCTGAGCCCGGCGGGGGGCCGCGGCGCATCGGCGTCGTGGGCCACCCGCGCTACGCCACCTTCGCGGCCGCCCTCGCCCGTCTGGCCGACCTGGCCGGGCGGGAGGGGGCCGAGCTGTTCTACGAGGAGGCGCTGCTCGATCTGGTCCCCGGCGCCCGCCCGCTCACCCCCGAGATCTGCCCCGGGCTGGACCTGCTGCTCACCCTGGGCGGCGACGGGACGCTCCTGCGCGGGGCGCGCCTGGTGGCGCTGCACTCCGTGCCGGTGCTGGGGATCAACTTGGGGCACCTGGGGTTCCTGACCTCCGCCGCGCCGGCCGAGCTGGAGGCGGCGCTGGAGCGGTGGCTCGAGGGCGACTTCGCGCTCGACGAGCGGATGGCGCTGGCGGTGCGGGCGGAGGGCGAGGACGGCCGCGGGTGCGGCACCTACGTGGCGCTCAACGACGCGGTGCTGCACAAGGGCGGCGCGGCGCGGGTGATCCGCCTGGCGGTCTCGGCCTCGGGCGAGGAGGTGGGCACCTACAGCGCCGACGGGATCATCCTCTCCACGCCCACGGGGTCCACCGCCTACTCGCTCTCGGCGGGCGGGCCGATCGTCTCGCCCTCGGTGGACTGCATCGTGGCCACGCCGATCTGCCCGCACACGCTGGGGGTGCGCCCGCTGGTGCTCCCGGCGGGCGAGGTGCTCACGCTGGAGGTGCTCTCGCCCAGCGAGGAGCTGATCCTCACCATCGACGGGCAGGAGCACGAGCGGCTGGTGCCGGGGCAGAAGGTGGTGGTCCAGCGCGCGGAGCGCCCGGTGTGCCTGGTGCGCTTCCCCGGCCAGACCTTCTTCTCCACGCTGCGCCGCAAGCTCCGCTGGGGCGACTTGGCCGAGCGGGAGGGTGACGCCCCTCCCCCGTAG
- the dxs gene encoding 1-deoxy-D-xylulose-5-phosphate synthase produces the protein MALLEKVRSPADVRALPEGELRQLCDEVRDRIIDVVSRHKGAHFGSNLGTVELAVALHRVFDTPRDQLIWDVGHQAYPHKILTGRNDRMDTIRKKGGLSGFLRRDESEYDVFGAGHAGTSISAAVGVAAARDLRGEDFEVIAVIGDGSMTCGLPYEALNNAGHTDRDLIVVLNDNEMSISPNVGALHKYLGIHKRLTDVRTSPLYNRVREEVKRVIHAMPRLGTLGEMVEHFAMRADDAMKGMFVPGMLFEELGFRYVGPVDGHDVDQLVETFAGVRQMKGPRLVHVLTTKGKGFAPAEADQVKWHAQGGFDKVTGAPLKPSSGGLPRWQNVFGQALTALAAEYPDVVAITAAMATGTSTDIFEKAYPGRFFDVGIAEAHAVTFAAGLATQGIKPVVAIYSTFLQRAYDSIVHDVAIQDLPVLFVMDRGGIAGDDGQTHHGGLDIAYMLAVPGMTVAAPKDADELIGLLRLGIEWGRGPFSIRIPRDAVPALPKPVAEVPAVEYGTWETLRQGKDVAILAVGTMVQPALAAAEALQREGVSATVVNARFVKPLDERTLERLFPHHSHLLTVEEGTVVNGFGSYVRAYVAGRWPGVRGASLGLPDAFVEHGERGELLAELGLTSDGIAARARELLGKPLRKLLETA, from the coding sequence TACTCGAGAAGGTCCGGTCCCCCGCGGACGTCCGCGCGCTCCCCGAGGGCGAGCTGCGGCAGCTCTGCGACGAGGTGCGCGACCGCATCATCGACGTGGTCTCGCGGCACAAGGGCGCCCACTTCGGCTCCAACCTGGGGACCGTCGAGCTGGCCGTGGCGCTGCACCGGGTGTTCGACACCCCGCGCGACCAGCTCATCTGGGACGTGGGCCACCAGGCGTACCCGCACAAGATCCTCACCGGCCGCAACGACCGGATGGACACCATCCGCAAGAAGGGCGGCCTCTCGGGCTTCCTGCGCCGCGACGAGAGCGAGTACGACGTCTTCGGCGCCGGGCACGCCGGCACCTCCATCTCGGCCGCCGTGGGCGTGGCCGCCGCGCGCGACCTGCGCGGGGAGGACTTCGAGGTGATCGCCGTGATCGGCGACGGGTCGATGACGTGCGGGCTGCCGTACGAGGCGCTCAACAACGCCGGCCACACCGACCGCGACCTGATCGTCGTCCTCAACGACAACGAGATGTCGATCTCCCCCAACGTGGGGGCGCTGCACAAGTACCTGGGGATCCACAAGCGGCTCACCGACGTGCGCACCTCGCCGCTCTACAACCGCGTGCGCGAGGAGGTGAAGCGGGTGATCCACGCCATGCCGCGCCTCGGCACGCTGGGCGAGATGGTGGAGCACTTCGCCATGCGCGCCGACGACGCGATGAAGGGGATGTTCGTCCCCGGGATGCTCTTCGAGGAGCTGGGCTTCCGCTACGTGGGGCCGGTGGACGGGCACGACGTGGACCAGCTGGTGGAGACCTTCGCCGGCGTGCGGCAGATGAAGGGGCCGCGGCTCGTCCACGTCCTGACGACGAAGGGGAAGGGCTTCGCCCCCGCCGAGGCCGACCAGGTGAAGTGGCACGCGCAGGGCGGCTTCGACAAGGTCACGGGCGCGCCGCTCAAGCCCTCGTCCGGCGGGCTCCCGCGCTGGCAGAACGTCTTCGGGCAGGCGCTCACGGCGCTCGCGGCCGAATATCCCGACGTGGTGGCGATCACCGCGGCGATGGCCACCGGCACCAGCACCGACATCTTCGAGAAGGCGTACCCCGGGCGCTTCTTCGACGTCGGCATCGCCGAGGCGCACGCCGTCACCTTCGCGGCGGGGCTGGCCACGCAGGGGATCAAGCCGGTGGTGGCCATCTACTCCACCTTCCTGCAGCGCGCCTACGACTCGATCGTGCACGACGTGGCGATCCAGGATCTGCCGGTGCTCTTCGTGATGGACCGCGGCGGGATCGCGGGCGACGACGGGCAGACGCACCACGGCGGGCTCGACATCGCCTACATGCTGGCGGTGCCGGGGATGACCGTCGCGGCGCCGAAGGACGCCGACGAGCTGATCGGGCTCCTGCGGCTGGGGATCGAGTGGGGCCGGGGGCCGTTCTCGATCCGCATCCCCCGCGACGCGGTGCCGGCGCTGCCGAAGCCCGTGGCGGAAGTGCCCGCGGTGGAGTACGGGACGTGGGAGACGCTCCGGCAGGGGAAGGACGTGGCGATCCTGGCGGTGGGGACGATGGTGCAGCCGGCGCTCGCGGCGGCCGAGGCGCTCCAGCGCGAGGGGGTCAGTGCCACGGTGGTGAACGCCCGCTTCGTGAAGCCGCTGGACGAGCGCACGCTGGAGCGGCTCTTCCCGCACCACTCGCACCTGCTGACGGTGGAGGAGGGGACGGTGGTGAACGGCTTCGGCAGCTACGTGCGCGCGTACGTGGCGGGGCGCTGGCCGGGGGTGCGCGGCGCCTCGCTGGGGCTCCCCGACGCCTTCGTGGAGCACGGCGAGCGCGGCGAGCTGCTGGCGGAGCTGGGGCTCACCTCCGACGGCATCGCGGCGCGGGCGCGCGAGCTCCTGGGCAAGCCGCTCCGGAAGCTGCTTGAGACCGCCTGA